The nucleotide window GTTTGTACTAGGGGTTCTGCTTGTTGGTTACTTTGTAAGTGAAATTTTGCATATTCCTGTATCCATTGTCGCGGGGATCATTGCACTTATTTTCTTAGCGATTGCTAGTAAGAGTCCCGCCGTTGCTACACGTTCGGTGATGAAAGGTGCTCCATGGAATATTGTTTTTTTTCTATCGGAATGTATGTCGTCGTTTTTGGCCTTCAAAATGTAGGATTAACAGACCTCTTAGCTGGAGGACTTGAATATGTAGCACAACAAGGCGTCTTTGCCGCAACGATGGGGATGGGGTTTTTAGCAGCTATTCTATCTTCAGTCATGAACAATATGCCAACAGTTATGATTAACGCCATTGCGATTGATGCAACGGCGGCAACCGGATTAATGAAAGAAGCGCTCATTTATGCAAACGTGGTTGGTTCTGACCTAGGGCCGAAAATCACACCTATCGGATCATTAGCCACCCTATTGTGGCTTCATGTGCTTAGCCAAAAAGGTGTAAAGATTTCCTGGTGGACGTACTTTAAAACAGGCATTGTTATCACATTACCTGTCTTATTTATCACCTTACTCGGTCTGTATCTCTGGTTAATGGTAATTGGTTAAAGAAAAGGAGAAAACCCATCATGGCTAAAAAACGATCTACTTTCTTTGCACAAAGAATTCTTGTCGAAGCCAAAATTGCAGAAGGTTGGGCAAAGCATTATTTAGGGACTGCTGAATAACGGAAAAAGACTGGCACATAAGCATTTTCCGTTGGTGTTGTCAAAGTTGGATGCAAGGAAATCCATCCTATAAGCAAAAAACTCTTGCACTTCTGGCAACGTACGGAGGGACGGTGCTGCAATGGCGAGAAACGGACGCGTCAAGCCCCCGCAGCGCCGGTTTTACGAGAGGAGGATTGACCGTTCGTCAATATGTTCTGCAATCGGATCATATTGCGGAATAAATCAAACCAAGTAGGGAAGTTTGAAAAGAAATATACCTAGGCTAAAGGAGCAGAGTATGGAAAACAATGTTTTTGAACAGATGGCAAAAAAATATGATACAGATGAAAGAATTGAACTAGCCAATGTTATAGTTAAGGAAGTAAAACCAAAATTACGAAATAGCAGATCAAAATCTTTCATGGACTATGGGAGTGGAACTGGTCTAATTGGTTTAGAGTTATCAGACATGGTGGATTCTGTTTTGTTGGTGGATTCATCAAAACAAATGTTGGAGGTAGCGGAAGAAAAAATTTTTCGCAGGGGAATTACAAACTCCAAGGTGATTTGTTCAGATTTTATCAAAGAAACACCTAATCTTAAGACAGACATAATTTTAATGTCACTAGTCCTCCTACATATCCCGGATACTAAAAAAATTCTACAAAAATTATATAACGTTTTAAACAATGGCGGCGAATTAATTATTATTGATTTTGACAAAAACAATAAAGTGAATCATCCAAGGGTTCATAATGGTTTTTCGCATGAAAGCTTAAAAAAACTATTATCCGAGGTAGGGTTCAAATCCATCAAAATTAAGACATTTTATAGCGGAAATCGTATTTTTATGAACCAAGATGCCTCAATGTTTATAGCCAGTAGTATAAGGTGATTTCGAGCGCGTTTGTTGGCTCTTCACCAAAATCTATCGTTGATAAAAGTGAACACTTATGATTTTGACTAGCCAGCGGAGGAAAAACACGGAGACTGATAGGAAAGCGCAGTCATTTTTTCATACATTTCTTTCTTCTTTTGCAACTGATATTCGTCCAATGCGGCCGCAGATAGTAACATGAACAGGTAGCCGCTTATATGCTGATTGATCGTAAAAAAACCGGCAATAATCAGGGGTAGGATGAAAGCAAAAAGCTGAACCTTTTGTAAACGTTACAGTCACGATGAAATTCGAGAACAATTTATCATAAGGTGATTGTATTTCTACCTTCTTCGATCACATCTTTCCCGACTTTAACAGCAAGTGGCAGGGGCAATTGAAAATAAGTATTTGCTCTGAGAGCTGTCTTTTGAAATGATAAATTTTACATATGTAATAAAATAGTTTAAAATGATATGTAAATGTAATGAAAATGTAATATAAATCAAGGGATCTTAAACTAATGTGAGGATTAATATAATAAAATCTAAAGTAAATTGAAAGGAAGAAGAAGCGATGGACCAACTGGAATGTGTGATGGAAGTTCAACGTCGAGCGGAGAATCTACTGAAAAAAACAGGGATTACTGAACATTATGCTTATTCTTATGCGATTAATGATTTCATGAGTGAGCAAAGAAAGAAGATGCACACGGATAAGGCTGATCACCTTCATGCTTCTTTATTCCGCAATTTTGGTGTTGAATAGTATAAATGTAGATAGAAACACTATTTATCAAACAAAAAGACTCGAAATTCAATGAAAAATTTTATCGGAATTTTTGTCCAAAAACAATAAAAACCCTTATATGAGAGGTGAAGGTGGTCCACATCCAAATTCAAATCTCTCGCTATAAGGAGTTTACATGGACAAGACTACCACAACAACCACATTTAAGGAAGCTATATACCCCGTTAAATATCAAAGAGGTTTTAGAAAATGTACCTATGAAAAATTGGTTGCTCTGATGATTGATGCACAGATCTACCGAATGCCAAACGCGAAGCAGTTAGCGTTGACCCTCAAGAATAGCGAAGAACTCCAAGCAAGCGTGAATCTTTCTTCGATTAGCAGCTCACAGCCTACACGCCGCTTGCGTGACATTGGCGCTGATGTGAGCCGGACCTTATTTTCCGATATGGTGAACTAAATGAAGCGAGAAATTCATCCCCGCTATCATTTACAGGTAGATGAGCCCCATCTATCTTGTGGATGCTTCCATCATTCCGCTCTGCCTGTCCTCTGTCGATGGGCAACTTATCGTCCCAAATAAGGAAAAGATGCCCTGTACTTGTCTGATCGCGGTTAGAATGAGTTATGACGCCTTTGATCGGTACTTCGAACCGGCGATATTCGATTTATCACGCGTTTCAAAAGCAATGCTGTCTTTGATGTAATCGAAGAATTCCGGCAGTCCGCTGAGCTTGTGGAGAAGGAGGGATTGGTTGTTTTAATTGCTTCATTTCTCTCTTAATGAAAGCAAGATTCGAGATACAATCGCTAATATAGGCAACTCAATGAGTGGTCCAATCACCAAGACCAACGCAATCAATGGTTGATCTGGAAAGGCTGCTATTACGATCGCCAAAGCAATAGGGGAATTACGTGCAATGATGGTCAGACTTAGACTCACTGTATCTTCATAAGAAAACTTCAATGCTTTTCCAACCGTTTGT belongs to Salicibibacter cibi and includes:
- a CDS encoding class I SAM-dependent methyltransferase, coding for MENNVFEQMAKKYDTDERIELANVIVKEVKPKLRNSRSKSFMDYGSGTGLIGLELSDMVDSVLLVDSSKQMLEVAEEKIFRRGITNSKVICSDFIKETPNLKTDIILMSLVLLHIPDTKKILQKLYNVLNNGGELIIIDFDKNNKVNHPRVHNGFSHESLKKLLSEVGFKSIKIKTFYSGNRIFMNQDASMFIASSIR